A region of the Methylobacterium nodulans ORS 2060 genome:
GGCCGAGGTCCCACTGATGCCCGGACTCGACATCGACCACCTGCGCGGCTGGATCGGCCGCACGCGCGAGGTGGAGGATCTCGTCACGCCCCGCCTCGTGGCGGAGTACCGGGCGACCTTCGCGCCCCACCTCGCGGAAGTGGGGGACGGGGAGGCGCCGCTCGCGCTGCACTGGTGCCTCGCCCCCGAGACGCCGGCCGCCGGTTCGCTCGGGCCGGACGGGCACGCGGCGAAGGGCGGCTTCCTGCCCCCGGTGCCGCTGCCGCGCCGGATGTGGGCGGGGGGCGAGATCGAGACCCTGCAACCGCTGCGCCTCGGCGACCGCGTGGTGCGCCGCGAGACCGTCTCGGATGTCGCCGTCAAGGAGGGCCGCACCGGCGCCCTTTGCTTCGTCACGGTGCGGCACGATTACGAGACGCCGCGCGGCATCGCGATCCGCGAGCGGCAGGACATCGTCTACCGCGAGGCGAGCCGGCCCGGCGCCCCCAGCGCAGCGGTGCCCCGCGCACCGGAGGATCCGGCCCCCGACCTCGCCTGGCGGATCGAGGCCACGCCGGTGCTGCTCTTCCGCTACTCGGCCATGACCTTCAACGGCCACCGCTTCCACTACGATTTTCCCTACGCGACGCAGGTCGAGGGCTATGCGGGCCTTGTCGTGCACGGGCCCCTGCAGGCGAGCCTGCTCCTCAATCTCGCGGCCCGGCTCCTGGGGCGCGTGCCGGCCCGCTTCCGCTATCGGGGCCTGTCGCCGCTGATTGCGGGCCAAACCTTCACGATCGCGGGCCGCCGCGACCAGGAGGGCTTTTCCGGCTTCACCGCGGCGGCGGGCGGCGATCTCTGCATGGAGGCGTCCGGCTGATGCCGCCTTATTACCAACGGTCATTTTCATGTGACCGTTGGTTCCGCTCTC
Encoded here:
- a CDS encoding FAS1-like dehydratase domain-containing protein, whose translation is MPGLDIDHLRGWIGRTREVEDLVTPRLVAEYRATFAPHLAEVGDGEAPLALHWCLAPETPAAGSLGPDGHAAKGGFLPPVPLPRRMWAGGEIETLQPLRLGDRVVRRETVSDVAVKEGRTGALCFVTVRHDYETPRGIAIRERQDIVYREASRPGAPSAAVPRAPEDPAPDLAWRIEATPVLLFRYSAMTFNGHRFHYDFPYATQVEGYAGLVVHGPLQASLLLNLAARLLGRVPARFRYRGLSPLIAGQTFTIAGRRDQEGFSGFTAAAGGDLCMEASG